From the Zonotrichia albicollis isolate bZonAlb1 chromosome Z, bZonAlb1.hap1, whole genome shotgun sequence genome, one window contains:
- the LOC102061674 gene encoding small EDRK-rich factor 1, translating into MTRGNQRELARQKNLKKTQEIHKGKRKEDSLSASQRKQRDSEIMQQKQKAANERKSLQAGAK; encoded by the exons ATGACCC GCGGGAACCAGCGTGAACTTGCTCGCCAAAAGAACCTGAAGAAAACTCAGGAGATCCACAAAGGCAAAAGGAAAGAAGATAGCTTGTCTGCTTCTCAGAGGAAACAGAG GGACTCTGAAATCatgcagcaaaagcaaaaagcagctAATGAAAGGAAGTCTCTGCAGGCAGGAGCAAAGTGA
- the SMN1 gene encoding survival motor neuron protein has protein sequence MADAVLFRRGTGQSDDSDIWDDTALIKAYDKAVASFKNALKNGECSEASDTQEQSLVIKRKNHRKIRNKNKSNTAALKQWKVGDSCSAVWSEDGNLYVATIASINQKRGTCVVTYTGYGNQEEQNLSDLLPPTSDKTVNAMGRSGENENETPYSTDESEKSSQLPRNKSNCTKARSSPQNLRFPTPPPPAPGLGRSGSKFKAPPSVLSCWPPPFPPGPPLIPPPPPPMRPESAEDDEALGSMLIAWYMSGYHTGYYLGLKQSRTEAAQERETHRK, from the exons ATGGCGGACGCGGTGCTGTTCCGGCGCGGCACCGGGCAG AGCGACGACTCGGACATCTGGGACGACACGGCCCTCATCAAGGCGTACGACAAGGCGGTGGCCTCCTTCAAG AATGCCTTAAAAAATGGGGAGTGCTCGGAGGCTTCAGACACGCAGGAACAGAGCCTGGtgataaagagaaaaaaccatAGAAAGATCAGAAATAAGAACAAGAGCAATACAGCAGCTTTGAAACAG TGGAAAGTTGGTGacagctgcagtgctgtttGGTCTGAGGATGGCAATTTGTATGTAGCAACTATTGCCTCCATCAACCAGAAGAGAGGCACGTGTGTTGTCACCTACACAGGATATGGAAATCAGGAGGAGCAGAacttatctgatttgcttcctCCAACCAGCGATAAAACAGTAAATGCGATGGGGCGTTCTGGGGAG AATGAAAATGAGACTCCGTATTCAACAGATGAAAGTGAAAAATCTTCCCAGTTGCCTCGAAACAAAAGCAACTGCACAAAAGCAAGATCTTCCCCTCAAAACTTGAGATTTCccacaccaccaccaccagccccaggcCTAGGAAGA tCTGGATCAAAATTCAAGGCACCTCCCTCAGTTTTATCATGCTGGCCCCCACCCTTCCCACCAGGACCACCA TtgattcctcctcctccaccaccCATGAGGCCAGAATCTGCTGAGGACGACGAAGCATTGGGGAGCATGCTGATAGCCTGGTACATGAGTGGTTACCACACTGGATATTACCTG GGTTTAAAACAAAGCCGAACGGAAGCAGCGCAGGAGAGAGAAACACATAGAAAGTAA